The following are encoded in a window of Deltaproteobacteria bacterium genomic DNA:
- the modA gene encoding molybdate ABC transporter substrate-binding protein, with protein sequence MTRPAPIFRLLALLALLCRVGVASAAGPPVLRIAVASNFAGPARELAARFEAKQGVRVLLAFGSTGKHAAQIEHGAPFALFLAADAERPRRLEASGRAVAGTRATYALGRLVLWSPEPGRVDATGEVLARGEFERLAIANPRLAPYGRAAREALEALGLWERLAPRTVRGENIAQAHQFVESGNAELGLVAASQVLRPGREAPGSSWEVPARLHGPIEQQAVLLEDTPAARAFLAFLLGEEAGEIIQRWGYGRR encoded by the coding sequence ATGACGCGCCCGGCCCCGATCTTCCGCCTCCTCGCCCTCCTCGCCCTGCTCTGCCGGGTGGGCGTGGCGAGCGCCGCCGGACCGCCGGTGCTGCGGATCGCCGTGGCCTCGAACTTCGCGGGGCCGGCCCGGGAGCTGGCCGCCCGCTTCGAGGCGAAGCAGGGCGTGCGGGTGCTGCTCGCCTTCGGCTCGACCGGCAAGCACGCCGCCCAGATCGAGCACGGCGCGCCCTTCGCCCTCTTCCTCGCCGCGGACGCCGAGCGGCCCCGCCGCCTCGAGGCCTCGGGCCGCGCCGTGGCGGGTACCCGCGCGACCTACGCCCTGGGCCGCCTCGTGCTCTGGAGCCCCGAGCCCGGGCGGGTGGACGCCACCGGAGAGGTCCTCGCCCGCGGCGAGTTCGAGCGCCTCGCCATCGCCAACCCCCGCCTGGCGCCCTACGGCCGGGCGGCCCGGGAGGCCCTGGAGGCGCTGGGGCTCTGGGAGCGCCTCGCCCCCCGCACCGTGCGGGGGGAGAACATCGCCCAGGCCCACCAGTTCGTGGAGAGCGGCAACGCCGAGCTGGGGCTGGTGGCCGCCTCCCAGGTGCTGCGCCCGGGGCGGGAAGCGCCGGGATCGTCCTGGGAGGTGCCGGCCCGCCTGCACGGGCCCATCGAGCAGCAGGCCGTGCTCCTCGAGGACACGCCGGCCGCGCGCGCCTTCCTCGCCTTCCTGCTCGGAGAGGAGGCCGGGGAGATCATCCAGCGGTGGGGGTATGGTCGGCGCTAG
- a CDS encoding zf-TFIIB domain-containing protein, which yields MRCPKCREETLQPTGTPLGVSTVHHCSACQGLWFALGDFDALAPPEGVPLETDAEADGKAGLCPAGHGLLQHEQVPEAGFFLDRCGLCGGTWFDRGEWERLSAQGLLGLLDGLWTPSARRMERAASLARAGRQRLAERLGEEVLHRIDALIEALKEHPHRAQALAYLMERLR from the coding sequence ATGCGCTGTCCGAAGTGCCGGGAAGAGACCCTCCAGCCGACCGGGACGCCCCTGGGCGTCTCGACGGTGCACCACTGCTCGGCCTGCCAGGGGCTCTGGTTCGCCCTGGGGGACTTCGATGCCCTGGCGCCGCCGGAGGGGGTGCCCCTCGAGACCGACGCCGAGGCCGACGGGAAGGCCGGGCTCTGCCCGGCGGGCCACGGCCTCCTCCAGCACGAGCAGGTGCCGGAGGCGGGCTTCTTCCTCGACCGCTGCGGGCTCTGCGGCGGCACCTGGTTCGATCGCGGCGAGTGGGAGCGGCTCTCGGCCCAGGGCCTGCTCGGCCTGCTGGACGGGCTCTGGACCCCCTCCGCCCGCCGGATGGAGCGCGCCGCCTCCCTGGCCCGCGCCGGGCGGCAGCGCCTCGCCGAGCGCCTGGGTGAGGAGGTCCTCCACCGGATCGACGCTCTGATCGAGGCGCTGAAGGAGCACCCCCACCGCGCGCAGGCCCTGGCCTACCTGATGGAGCGGTTGCGCTAG